CTTGGGGAAAGAGGGAAgccattgaaaaacaaaaaggtgcTTTAAGGGGAGAGGTGGGAAAGCAGGTACCAGGCAAGAAAAGAGCTGGAGTAGAAGCTGACAGGTGTTGTCATTGGTAAGGAAGAGGAAGGTAAATGGATTTAAGGATTGAGGCCTTGGAAGGTAGtgaaggcaagaaaacaggaatTGAAATACTAATCTGGATAAGAGGGGATCATGGGTTGGGTAGGGAAGTGAAATTTTGGAAAAGGAGTACAGTGAGAAAACCTtttagagcagtggttttcaaacttcagCAGTGGCACCCTTTTTATACAATGCACTTTACTTTGGAATCTCCGGAAATACCTGTTGTTGAAGTCGAGGAGGAGCACCTGGAACTTTGCCTGCTTAGCTTTCCTCTTTTAGCCCCTGGAGTTTAGCCTGTTTAAAATCCACTGTTCTAGAGGCTATAGTaaatggagggaagaaagaacagtGAAAGATCAGAAAGATTTAAGAGAAGGGCCCTTGGGGTGACAGTGAGTGAAAAGTTTTATGTGTGCATGGAAAGGGAAGGGATCCTCCTGGGAATAAGGAAAACTTTAACTTGGGACTGGGTTAAGTGCCTAGTCTGGCTTTAACCTTGAAGGGATTTGTTCTTCAGGTACGAGGAACAGCAAATTCAGGAAAAAGTGGCTACCTTTCGACTCATGTTGCTGGAGAAGGATGTGAAccctgggggaaaggaagagaccccagggcagaggccagcgTGAGTGTTTTCACTGTCTCTTATTTCCTCTGGACTGCACTGCTtctgctgttttctcttcttcaacttcctccctgctctttctcccaACTTCTTCCCAGTCTCATTTGGCTGTCTCCGGTGGTGTGAGCAACCCTgatcttttctcttcccttctaaccattgcttttttccccccagggtaACTGAGACTCACCAGTTGGCAGaactgaatgagaaaaagaatgagcGACTCCGTGCTGCCTTTGGTATCAGTGATTCCTATGTAGATGGCAGCTCTTTTGATCCTCAGCGTCGCGCTCGAGAAGCTAAACAACCAGCTCCAGAGCCTCCCAAACCTTACAGGTACTCAAGGTCAAGAAAGCATGTCAGCTGCTTTTCTTCTAAGCGCTCTGCTCTATTTAGGGATGAGGGGGACTGTTCCTTCCCAAAGTGTTcagattttgttgttttgaagTTGAAATGTATGAGAAAATTCATCTTAGCACTCATCCTGCTTCTTTTCATCTTCCTCCAGCCTTGTCCGGGAGTCCAGCAGTTCTCGCTCACCAACcccaaagcaaaagaagaagaaaaagaagaaagatagagGACGGTAAGTTAGTTGGGATGTCACTTTAATAAGCAGAGGACCGGTCTTgttgtctcccccctccccccttttctgGAAATAGAAAATTCTTTTGGGAAGCAGGAGAGAGTTGCGAGATACATCAGGGAAGAGGGAGTTACCATTCAGATTTCAGTCACGGGAAGGAATGTATTAAGTTTATTCACTGGGGAAGGTTTGATTCTGCAGCTTTGCCAACTAAGAACTAACTAAGCAACGTCTTAAATTACTGGGCTTTTCGTTTTGAGGTTTGTTGCTTTGTGGAAGAGGTATTTCTGCTTCCTGGAGAGTAATAAGTCCTGGGCTTAGGTCTGAGACATTGGTGATGTTTGTGTTTGTTGATTTAGAAGCCTTTTTGGGGGGTGGATtgtaagtggggggggggtcagagaaggAACCCAGTAGAATGACTTTGTTTCTGAACCCATCTTTAGCAGGTCAGAGAGCAGCTCTCCTCGACGAGAGAGGAAGAAGAGTTCTAAGAAGAAGAAGCACAGGTATGAGGTGGGAGTACATGAAGTGACTGGAGAGGTTTGAGGAGTCCAGGCATAGGTATTGGTTTATGCGTTgttttccccccctcccctccaacagGTCAGAATCTGAATCCAAAAAACGGAAGCATAGGTAAGAGCTCCTCGGGACATTGGGGACATAGTGACATGGAACGGTGAGCCCGTCTGGCCTTGCCTGTTCTGTAGGGGTTTCTTAGAGTAAAGCTCAGTTCCTTGATCTTCTGTCAAtagttctgtcatttttttatttcattttggatttttttaagatgattattttgaatttccaTTGTCAGGTCTCCCACTCCAAAGAGCAAACGTAAATCTAAGGACAAGAAGCGGAAGCGGTGAGTGAGTTTGTGTGAATTGGAGGGTAATTTGCTTATTAGGCAGTAGGTTAGGTGAAGTCTACCTGGCGGGGTAAAGGGGAGAATCAATTGTGTCCTTGACTGATGGTGGAAGGTTGAGGGACCGACGAGGAAAATCCAGTGTAAGCGTAATAGCACCCTGAGCTGTGGTGGTGGCCTTCCTTCAGGTCTCGTAGTACAACACCAGCCCCCAAGAGCCGCCGGGCCCACCGTTCAACGTCTGCTGACTCTGCTTCCTCTTCTGATACTTCCCGCAGTCGGTAAGGGGTGgtccaggaggaagggagggagagggacttGTGGGTTaatcaatttaatatttattgagcgcccACGGTGTGCTAGGCGCTGCACAGACCATTCGGAAGACACGGTCCCTGCCCTCTAGGAGCTGACAGGCTAAAGCAACAGGATGGACAGACATATacatttccccttctcttttttttgtttttgtttttgtttttgtttattttgttattttttgttttgttctgatgTATATGGACTGCCAGAATAGGGGGGGTGGTGGTTTGTTCGTGGTGTCTGGGGGAGGAAGGAATCCTTACCCTGGCTTCCTTAATcggggaaggcttcctgaaggaggtgggCTCAGAGGTGAGTTGTGAATGAAGTGGGTAGGGAATGGGCAGGGTGGAGGGTTTGGGGAGGTTGGGGGAGGTGGAtaaaggggtagagggagaacgCTTTTGGGGACTGTTGGGAAGAAAAGGACCAAAGTGAAGTGGACTTGAATTTCCATGAGTGACTTGAGTCTTGTGTGTAAGagaaggcttcttggaagaggGTTTGTATAGTCAGGAAAGGTGGATGGGAGCTGGGAGGgggttccctcttctcccctgagctgatttctttcctctcccctgccctcaatTACCTTCCTCAGGTCTCGAAGTGCGGCAGCAAAGACGCATACAATTACCTTGACTGGGCGAAGTCCTTCCCCTGTTTCAGGGCGTCGAGGGGAGGGAGATGCACCTTCTAAGGAACAAGGTACCACCAACACAGGGCAGCCTAGCAGCCCAGAGCCCTCTACAAAGCAGCCTAGCAGTCCTCATGaggacaaagacaaagacaaggaGGTAGGTTATGTCTTGAGTTAATGCATGTTTTTGGGTTGGAGGGTTAGGATGGGTGTTTGAAGTGAAGGAGGGAAGTAAACTGGTTTAAAGAAGTGAATTCAGTTCTTTTCGTAAtgcacttttcattttattaaggtCTTTTCTGCATGTGCAAATTCTATAGAGTTAACATTTTCAAACTTCGCCGGTTATTTGTGGGTTTTACGTCACTATCCTGTTTATGCTTTTACATTCAATttgagaaaagtatttttaaatcatttttagcattttgaggTTTGTCTATAgagtttattttgttaaatgctggTTGTAGCTAACTAAAAGTTGTCAACCCACTGGATTGCTGCCTGCAATTTGAAAACACTACTCTGGAATGGTCTTTTCAGTACTTGTCATTTTATGGTTGCTATTCTGATCGAAGCCCTAATCGTGACGTTTTATTGCTTTAGGTATTACAGTGTAATTGCTCTTCGTTAAACGCTTAGCTTTTTAGTCCCGTTTTCTGTGTCCTCCAGAGTTACTTTTCTAAAGTACAAGTTGGATTACTTCAAAaacttaatttctgttttaatttcatttatttgtcttataTTTAAAGCTTTTCAAACTTggtttcgttttctttttctgtacttaTCTGTAGTTCTATTTACCTAAATCATATTCGCAAATCTTTGCCTTTGCACGATAATCTTAGTGTTTTTCAAGGGTGAAGTCAGATGCCTCACGCTTCGGGAAACTGCTTTGTTTTTCCGTTTAGTAAAAGTATGCACTTTTTTTCTGTTGCCGTGGTATTTTGTTAGGGTTATGGTAAAACATAGTgtgttgtttgtgttgtttttttttctaggttatgAGACTTAAAGTGCTAAGATAGCCTGTTCATGTTGTCCCAATTGTCTTTTTATGTGATCTTTTGTTAATGACTACCTGTGGTGAGGTAAAGGACCAGTTGGTGTTGTAATGGGGTGTGTAGAGGAAAATTTTCATTGGCAAGGATGTTAGGCTCTTATGGGTGATAGGAAGTTTTGGTGTTTAGGTTGATGGGAAGTTTTGGTGCTTATGTTCCTATCCGTGCTTTCTTTTCCACTCTTAGAAATCTGCAATTCGACCTAGCCCCTCTCCGGAAAGGAGCAGCGCAGGCCCAGAACCACCTGCTCCCACTCCGCTCCTTGCTGAGCAACATGGCGGCTCCCCACAACCCCTTGCAACAACCACCTTAAGTCAGGAGCCAGTGAACCCCCCATCTGAGGCTTCCCCAACCCGGGGCCGTTCACCACCTAAGTCTCCTGAGAAACCTCCCCAGTCGTCTTCAGAGAGCTGCCCACCATCCCCTCAACCTACCAAAGTTTCTCGACATGCCAGCTCTTCCCCTGAAAGTCCTAAACCTGCACCAGCTCCTGGGTCCCGCCGAGAGATTTCTTCTTCTCCCGCATCCAAGAGTCGCTCACATGGCCGAGCAAAGCGGGATAAGTCACATTCTCATACCCCTTCTCGAAGAGTGGGGAGGTCCCGTAGCCCTACCACCACTAAGAGGGGGCGATCTCGGTCTCGAACCCCTACCAAAAGAGGTCATTCTAGGTCCCGGTCCCCTCAGTGGCGTAGGTCCCGGTCTGCACAGAGGTGGGGACGGTCCAGAAGCCCCCAGCGACGTGGTCGCTCTAGGTCTCCTCAGCGACCAGGCTGGTCTAGAAGCAGAAATACCCAGAGAAGAGGCAGGTCTAGATCAGCAAGGCGAGGCAGGTCTCATTCTAGGTCCCCAGCTGCTAGGGGCAGATCTCGTTCTAGAACGCCAGCCCGCCGGGCTAGATCTCGCTCTAGAACACCTGCCAGGCGGAGATCACGATCCAGAACACCTGCCAGGCGTAGGTCCCGCTCTAGGACACCAGCCCGGAGAGGCAGGTCTCGCTCTAGGACACCTGCTAGGCGCAGATCTAGGACCCGATCGCCAGTACGACGGAGGTCTCGTAGCAGATCACCGGCCAGGAGAAGTGGCAGGTCACGCTCTAGAACTCCAGCCAGACGTCGGTCACGCTCTAGAACACCAGCCAGGAGAGGGAGATCTCGGTCTAGGACACCGGCAAGACGAGGACGATCTCGGTCTAGGACACCCGTAAGACGAGGACGATCTCGGTCTAGGACACCAGCAAGACGAAGATCTCGTAGTAGAAGTCTTGTTAGACGAGGAAGATCTCATTCTAGAACACCACAAAGAAGAGGCAGGTCTGGTTCGTCATCAGAGCGGAAGAACAAATCCAGAGCATCACAGAGGAGGAGCAGGTCCAACTCAAGCCCAGAAATGAAAAAATCTCGAGTTTCTTCAAGACGGAGCAGGTCTCTCTCTTCACCGCGGTCCAAAGCAAAATCTCGCTTGTCTTTGAGGCGAAGCCTTTCGGGATCCTCTCCGTGTCCTAAACAAAAGTCTCGGACACCACCAAGGCGCAGTCGCTCTGGATCATCCCAGCCGAAAGCTAAATCTAGAACACCACCAAGGCGAAGTCGTTCTGGTTCTTCTCCTCCTTCTAACCAGAAATCTAAAACACCTTCAAGACAGAGTTGTTCCAGTTCATCTCCTCAACCTAAAGTGAAGTCTGGAACACCACCAAGGCAAGGGTCTGTAACAAGTCCCCAGGCAAATGAACAGTCTGCGACACCACAAATACAGAGCCGTTCAGAATCATCACCTGACCCTGAGGTGAAATCTATGACCCCTTCAAGACATAGCTGCTCTGGGTCCTCTCCTCCTAGAGTGAAATCTAGCACCCCTCCAAGAGGGAGCCGCTCTGGATCGTCCTCTCCACAGCCCAAAGTGAAGGCACTAATGTCGCCAGTCCACAGTCATTCTGGCTCCTCTTCTCCGAGTCCTAGTAGGGTAACCTCTAAAACACCGCCAAGGCAAAGCAGATCAGAGTCTCCTTGCTCCAAGATGGAATCTAGATTGTTGCAAAGACACAGCCGTTCTAGGTCCTCTTCACCAGATACCAAAGTGAAACCTGGAACACCACCAAGACAAAGTCACTCAGGGTCTACTTCACCATGCCCTAAAGTTAAGCCCCAAACTCCATCAGGGCACAGTCTTTGTGGATCTAAGTCCCCATGTTCCCAAGAGAAGTCTAAAGACTTACCAGCACAAAGTTCtggatccttctctctctgtccaggAGTAAAGTCTACCACACCACCAGGAGAAATGTATTTTGTCTCCTCTTCTCTGCAACAGAAAGGACAATCACAGACTTCACCAGACCCTAGATCTGATACTTCAAGTCCAGACATGAAACGGAGTCACTCTGAGTCTCCGTCTCTGCAGAGCAAATCTCACACACCTCTTAAGGGTGGCCGGTCCAGGTCCTCATCTCCAATCACTGAGCTGACCCCCAGATCTCCAACAAGACCAGACAGAAGTGAATTGTCAAGTCCTAGGCTAAAATCTGGAATGTCTCCTGAGCAGAGCAAGTCTCAGTCTGACTCTTTCCCATATCCTGCCATGGACTCTAAATCTCTTTTGGGGCAGAGTAGATTGGAGCCTTCTGagccaaaagagaaaacaggcttACTCCTTCAGGAAGATATTACTGTGTCATCTCCTGGACCAAGAGACAAATCTAGTCCTTTCCCAGTGCAGGATAAATCTGAGTCCTCACCAGTACTCAGAGAGACACCTAAAACCCCATCAAGGGAAAGAGGTGGTGTTGGGTCATCCCCAGATACAAAAGACCAAAGTATGtcagccaagccaagccaagatGAGGAATTAATGGAGGTCGAGAAATCTGAAGAATCCTCAAACCAGGTCCTCTCTCATTTGTCTCCAGAACTTAAAGAAATGGCTGGAGGTAATTTTGAATCCTCACCTGAAATAGAAGAAAGACCTGTGTCTTTGACTCTTGACCAAAGCCAGTCACAGACTTCTTTGGAAGCAGAAGTCCCTGCAGTGGCCTCAACTTGGAGTGGGCCACATTTTTCTCCAGAGCATAAAGAGCTGTCTAATTCCTCCCCGAGGGAGAATAGCTTTGGATCACCTTTAGAATTTAGAAACTCAGGCCCTGTTGCAGAAATGAATGCTGGATTTTCTCCTGAGGTTAAAGAAGATTTGAATGGATCTTTTCCTAATCAGCTGGAGACAGATCCATTTGTAGACATGAAAGAACAATCCACAAGGTCCTCCAGACGCAGCAGTTCTGAGTTATCGCCAGATGCAGTGGAAAAAGCAGGAATGTCTTCAAATCAGAGTGTTTCTTCACCAGTGCTCGATGCTGTACCCAGAACACCATCGAGGGAAAGAAGTAGCTCTGCATCTCCTGAACTGAAAGACGGTTTACCCAGAACCCCCTCAAGGAGAAGCAGGTCTGGGTCTTCTCCAGGACTGAGAGATGGGTCTGGGACTCCCTCGAGGCACAGCTTATCTGGGTCCTCTCCTGGAATGAAAGATATACCTAGAACACCGTCTAGGGGGAGAAGTGAATGTGATTCTTCTCCAGAACCAAAAGCTTTGCCCCAGACTCCTAGGCCAAGGAGTCGTTCTCCATCATCTCCAGAGCTCAACAACAAGTGTCTTACCCCCCAGAGAGAACGAAGTGGGTCAGAGTCGTCAgttgaacagaagaccatggctaGGACTCCTCTTGGACAGAGAAGTCGATCTGGGTCTTCTCAAGAACTTGATGGCAAGCCCAGTGCATCCCCTCAAGAAAGAAGTGAATCAGACTCTTCTCCAGATTCCAAAGCTAAGACACGAGTACCACTTAGAGAAAGGAGTCGGTCTGGGTCGTCTCCAGAGGTTGACAGCAAAGCCCGACCTTCTCCTCGCCGTAGTAGGTCTGGCTCATCCCCTGAAGTTAAAGATAAGCTGAGAGTGGCACCCAGGGCACAGAGCGGTTCTGATTCTTCTCCTGAACCCAAGGCTCCTGCCCTTCGAGCTCTTCCCAGACGAAGCAGGTCAGGTTCATCAAGCAAAGGCAGAGGCCCTTCTCCTGACGGAAGCAGCAGTTCAGAGTCCTCTCCAGAACACCCACCCAAATCCAGAACTGCTAGAAGAAGCTCTAGGTCATCACCAGAGCCCAAGACCAAGTCCCGCACTCCACCTCGCCGTCGCAGCTCTAGGTCGTCTCCTGAGCTGACTAGGAAGGCCAGGCTGTCTCGTAGAAGCCGCTCTGCATCGTCCTCACCAGAGACCCGTTCTAGAACCCCCCCGAGACGTCGAAGAAGTCCTTCAGTGTCTTCCCCAGAGCCAGCTGAAAAGTCAAGATCTTCACGCCGGCGGCGCTCAGCTTCATCCCCCCGTGCTAAGACAACTTCAAGGAGAGGCCGTTCTCCTTCACCAAAGCCTCGTGGGCTTCAGAGATCCCGTTCCCGctcaaggagagagaaaaccagaacAACTCGACGTCGAGATAGGTCTGGATCTTCCCAGTCAACTTCGCGGAGAAGACAGCGGAGCCGGTCGAGGTCTCGGGTCACTCGTCGGCGGAGGGGAGGCTCTGGTTACCACTCAAGGTCACCTGCCCGGCAGGAGAGTTCCCGAACTTCTTCCCGACGCCGAAGAGGCCGTTCTCGGACACCCCCAGCCAGTCGGAAGCGGTCCCGCTCTCGTACATCACCAGCTCCATGGAAACGCTCACGGTCTCGGGCCTCTCCAGCCACTCACCGGCGGTCCAGGTCCAGAACACCTTTGGTCAGCCGCCGTAGGTCCAGGTCTCGAACTTCACCAGTCAGTCGGAGACGATCAAGGTCCAGGACATCAGTGACTCGACGAAGATCTCGATCCAGAGCATCGCCAGTGAGTCGAAGGCGATCCAGGTCTAGAACACCACCAGTAACCCGCCGTCGTTCAAGATCCAGAACCCCAACACGCCGGCGCTCCCGTTCTAGAACTCCACCAGTGACTCGAAGAAGGTCCAGATCTAGGACTCCACCAGTGACCAGGAGGCGATCTCGAAGCAGAACTTCCCCTATCGCTCGCAGAAGATCGAGATCCAGAACGTCTCCAGTCACCCGTAGGAGATCTCGATCTCGCACATCTCCGGTAACTCGAAGGAGGTCCCGCTCTCGAACCTCTCCGGTGACACGCCGCCGATCTCGGTCCCGAACACCTCCTGCTATACGGCGTCGCTCTAGATCTCGGACCCCATTGTTGCCACGCAAGCGTTCTCGAAGTCGCTCTCCCCTTGCTATCCGTCGCCGTTCCAGATCCCGTACTCCACGAACAACTCGGGGCAAACGGTCCTTAACGAGATCTCCTCCCGCCATCCGAAGACGTTCTGCATCTGGAAGTAGTTCTGATCGCTCACGTTCTGCTACTCCTCCGGCAACGAGAAATCATTCTGGTTCTCGGACCCCTCCAGTAGCGCTCAATAGCTCCAGAATGAGCTGTTTCAGTCGTCCTAGCATGTCACCAACTCCTCTGGACCGCTGTCGATCACCTGGAATGCTGGAACCCCTTGGCAGCTCTAGAACACCTATGTCTGTCCTGCAGCAAGCTGGTGGCTCCATGATGGATGGTCCAGGTCCCCGAATTCCTGATCACCCGAGAACATCTGTGCCAGAAAATCACGCACAGTCTAGAATCGCACTTGCCCTGACAGCCATCAGTCTTGGCACTGCTCGGCCACCTCCATCCATGTCTGCTGCTGGCCTTGCTGCAAGAATGTCCCAGGTCCCAGCTCCAGTGCCTCTCATGAGTCTCAGAACGGCCCCAGCTGCCAGTCTTGCCAGCAGGATTCCTGCAGCTTCTGCAGCAGCGATGAATCTGGCCGGTGCCAGGACACCTGCCATACCAACAGCAGTGAACCTGGCTGACTCCAGAACGCCAGCTGCGGCAGCAGCCATGAACTTGGCCAGCCCCAGAACAGCAGTGGCACCTTCTGCTGTGAACCTCGCTGACCCTCGCACCCCTACAGCCCCAGCTGTGAATCTAGCAGGAGCCAGAACCCCGGCTGCCTTGGCAGCTCTGAGTCTCACCGGCTCTGGCACTCCCCCGACCGCTGCAAACTATCCCTCCAGCTCCAGAACAGCCCAGGCTGCAGCCCCTGCAAACCTGGTGGGTCCTAGATCTGCACATGCTACAGCTCCTGTGAATATTGCCAGCTCCAGAACCCCTCCAGCCATGGCACCTGCAAGCCTCACCAGTGCTAGAATGGCTCCAGCCTTGTCTGGTGCAAACCTTACCagcccccgggtgcccctcacTGCTTACGAACGTGTTAGTGGTAGAACCTCACCGCCACTTCTTGACCGAGCCAGATCCAGAACCCCACCAGGAGGCCCAGGCTCCAGAACCCCACCATCTGCCCTCAGCCAGTCTAGAATGACCTCTGAGCGGGCTCCCTCTCCTACTTCTAGAATGGTTCAGGCTTCCTCCCAGTGTGTTCTTCCTCCAGCTCAGGATCGACCTAGGTCCCCTGTGCCATCTGCTTTTTCTGACCAGTCCCGAGCTTTGCTTGCCCAGACCACCCCTGTAGCAGGGTCTCAGTCCCTCTCCTCTGGGACGGTGGCAAAGACCACGTCCTCTGCTGGTGACCACAACGGCATGCTCTCTGGTCCTGTCCCTGGGGTGTCCCACCCTGAGGGTGGGGAAACACCAGCCTCCACGGGGGCCCAGCAGCCTTCTGCATTGGCCACCCTGCAGCCGGCAAAGGAGCGGCGgagttcctcctcctcctcctcatccagctcctcctcttcatcctcgTCAtcgtcctcttcctcctcctcttcctccggTTCCAGTTCTAGCGACTCGGAGGGCTCTAGCCTTCCTGCTCAACCTGAGGTAGCGCTGAAGAGGTGAGGGGGCTTGACTTGCAGAACCGTTGGGTGGGGCCGgtttgggggggggatgggggtggggagggagaagttCTGTCCAGAGGCTCTTGGCTCTTTGAAAGAGGTATGGGACCTTGACCCTTAAGCTGGGGTAGAAGAgaatgctggggtgggggcaccgGGGGGAGGAATGGGACAGGTAAAAGTCTCCTAAGGTTCATTCTCTAGAGGATAATGATAAGTTTTCCGTCTCTACAGAGGACAGAACTAGAGGAAATGGACTTAATTTTACAGCAGGAGGGATGGCAGTTAGACCTCAAGAGGAACTCCCTGGGCTGGAAGGATCTTCAGAGGTCATCCCatccttctccctgcctccaggcaggacggcccctcccccagccaaccCGCTCGCAGGGGCCTCCCCAAGCCGCGGCTCTCCCGGGAAGGAGACCGCCCAGCTCGGCTTCCACACCTGAGCCCAGGGGCCTTAGTCCTCCTCCATCAGGGACATTCTTGAGGTTTAGCCTTGATCCCTTGTGCTGCGGGCCCGGCCTGTTGCTTGTGTTAGCAGAGGTCGGGGCGTCTCGGGCCACTG
This sequence is a window from Prionailurus viverrinus isolate Anna chromosome E3, UM_Priviv_1.0, whole genome shotgun sequence. Protein-coding genes within it:
- the SRRM2 gene encoding serine/arginine repetitive matrix protein 2 isoform X3; this translates as MYNGIGLPTPRGSGTNGYVQRNLSLVRGRRGERPDYKGEEELRRLEAALVKRPNPDILDHERKRRVELRCLELEEMMEEQGYEEQQIQEKVATFRLMLLEKDVNPGGKEETPGQRPAVTETHQLAELNEKKNERLRAAFGISDSYVDGSSFDPQRRAREAKQPAPEPPKPYSLVRESSSSRSPTPKQKKKKKKKDRGRSESSSPRRERKKSSKKKKHRSESESKKRKHRSPTPKSKRKSKDKKRKRSRSTTPAPKSRRAHRSTSADSASSSDTSRSRSRSAAAKTHTITLTGRSPSPVSGRRGEGDAPSKEQGTTNTGQPSSPEPSTKQPSSPHEDKDKDKEKSAIRPSPSPERSSAGPEPPAPTPLLAEQHGGSPQPLATTTLSQEPVNPPSEASPTRGRSPPKSPEKPPQSSSESCPPSPQPTKVSRHASSSPESPKPAPAPGSRREISSSPASKSRSHGRAKRDKSHSHTPSRRVGRSRSPTTTKRGRSRSRTPTKRGHSRSRSPQWRRSRSAQRWGRSRSPQRRGRSRSPQRPGWSRSRNTQRRGRSRSARRGRSHSRSPAARGRSRSRTPARRARSRSRTPARRRSRSRTPARRRSRSRTPARRGRSRSRTPARRRSRTRSPVRRRSRSRSPARRSGRSRSRTPARRRSRSRTPARRGRSRSRTPARRGRSRSRTPVRRGRSRSRTPARRRSRSRSLVRRGRSHSRTPQRRGRSGSSSERKNKSRASQRRSRSNSSPEMKKSRVSSRRSRSLSSPRSKAKSRLSLRRSLSGSSPCPKQKSRTPPRRSRSGSSQPKAKSRTPPRRSRSGSSPPSNQKSKTPSRQSCSSSSPQPKVKSGTPPRQGSVTSPQANEQSATPQIQSRSESSPDPEVKSMTPSRHSCSGSSPPRVKSSTPPRGSRSGSSSPQPKVKALMSPVHSHSGSSSPSPSRVTSKTPPRQSRSESPCSKMESRLLQRHSRSRSSSPDTKVKPGTPPRQSHSGSTSPCPKVKPQTPSGHSLCGSKSPCSQEKSKDLPAQSSGSFSLCPGVKSTTPPGEMYFVSSSLQQKGQSQTSPDPRSDTSSPDMKRSHSESPSLQSKSHTPLKGGRSRSSSPITELTPRSPTRPDRSELSSPRLKSGMSPEQSKSQSDSFPYPAMDSKSLLGQSRLEPSEPKEKTGLLLQEDITVSSPGPRDKSSPFPVQDKSESSPVLRETPKTPSRERGGVGSSPDTKDQSMSAKPSQDEELMEVEKSEESSNQVLSHLSPELKEMAGGNFESSPEIEERPVSLTLDQSQSQTSLEAEVPAVASTWSGPHFSPEHKELSNSSPRENSFGSPLEFRNSGPVAEMNAGFSPEVKEDLNGSFPNQLETDPFVDMKEQSTRSSRRSSSELSPDAVEKAGMSSNQSVSSPVLDAVPRTPSRERSSSASPELKDGLPRTPSRRSRSGSSPGLRDGSGTPSRHSLSGSSPGMKDIPRTPSRGRSECDSSPEPKALPQTPRPRSRSPSSPELNNKCLTPQRERSGSESSVEQKTMARTPLGQRSRSGSSQELDGKPSASPQERSESDSSPDSKAKTRVPLRERSRSGSSPEVDSKARPSPRRSRSGSSPEVKDKLRVAPRAQSGSDSSPEPKAPALRALPRRSRSGSSSKGRGPSPDGSSSSESSPEHPPKSRTARRSSRSSPEPKTKSRTPPRRRSSRSSPELTRKARLSRRSRSASSSPETRSRTPPRRRRSPSVSSPEPAEKSRSSRRRRSASSPRAKTTSRRGRSPSPKPRGLQRSRSRSRREKTRTTRRRDRSGSSQSTSRRRQRSRSRSRVTRRRRGGSGYHSRSPARQESSRTSSRRRRGRSRTPPASRKRSRSRTSPAPWKRSRSRASPATHRRSRSRTPLVSRRRSRSRTSPVSRRRSRSRTSVTRRRSRSRASPVSRRRSRSRTPPVTRRRSRSRTPTRRRSRSRTPPVTRRRSRSRTPPVTRRRSRSRTSPIARRRSRSRTSPVTRRRSRSRTSPVTRRRSRSRTSPVTRRRSRSRTPPAIRRRSRSRTPLLPRKRSRSRSPLAIRRRSRSRTPRTTRGKRSLTRSPPAIRRRSASGSSSDRSRSATPPATRNHSGSRTPPVALNSSRMSCFSRPSMSPTPLDRCRSPGMLEPLGSSRTPMSVLQQAGGSMMDGPGPRIPDHPRTSVPENHAQSRIALALTAISLGTARPPPSMSAAGLAARMSQVPAPVPLMSLRTAPAASLASRIPAASAAAMNLAGARTPAIPTAVNLADSRTPAAAAAMNLASPRTAVAPSAVNLADPRTPTAPAVNLAGARTPAALAALSLTGSGTPPTAANYPSSSRTAQAAAPANLVGPRSAHATAPVNIASSRTPPAMAPASLTSARMAPALSGANLTSPRVPLTAYERVSGRTSPPLLDRARSRTPPGGPGSRTPPSALSQSRMTSERAPSPTSRMVQASSQCVLPPAQDRPRSPVPSAFSDQSRALLAQTTPVAGSQSLSSGTVAKTTSSAGDHNGMLSGPVPGVSHPEGGETPASTGAQQPSALATLQPAKERRSSSSSSSSSSSSSSSSSSSSSSSSSGSSSSDSEGSSLPAQPEVALKRVPSPTPAPKEAVREGRPPEPTPAKRKRRSSSSSSSSSSSSSSSSSSSSSSSSSSSSSSSSSSSSSSTSSSPSPAKPGPQALPKPASPKKPPPGERRSRSPRKPIDSLRDSRSLSYSPAERRRPSPQPSPRDQQSSSERGSRRGQRGDSRSPGHKRRRETPSPRPVRHRSSRSP
- the SRRM2 gene encoding serine/arginine repetitive matrix protein 2 isoform X5; protein product: MYNGIGLPTPRGSGTNGYVQRNLSLVRGRRGERPDYKGEEELRRLEAALVKRPNPDILDHERKRRVELRCLELEEMMEEQGYEEQQIQEKVATFRLMLLEKDVNPGGKEETPGQRPAVTETHQLAELNEKKNERLRAAFGISDSYVDGSSFDPQRRAREAKQPAPEPPKPYSLVRESSSSRSPTPKQKKKKKKKDRGRRSESSSPRRERKKSSKKKKHRSESESKKRKHRSPTPKSKRKSKDKKRKRSRSTTPAPKSRRAHRSTSADSASSSDTSRSRSRSAAAKTHTITLTGRSPSPVSGRRGEGDAPSKEQGTTNTGQPSSPEPSTKQPSSPHEDKDKDKEGPQPHPSPQGGCSRGTSSGADPGQAEEALQ